The following coding sequences lie in one Vibrio sp. ED004 genomic window:
- the pstC gene encoding phosphate ABC transporter permease subunit PstC, with product MTIANSEKLMNTEATQINKPSLRAKKRIDWRERIFHGLFLSSAVIGIVSLAVIAYFIVAESIPAFQEAGVSGIVLGVDWLPPALFGVATMIVASIVSTLGAVVVGVPVGVLTAIFIAEIAPKRLADIIRPAVELLAGIPSVVYGFFGLVIIVPMIQNIFQVPAGNTILAGIIVLGIMILPTVITVSETSIRAVPRTYKEGSLALGASKIYTIFKLLVPAARSGIMTGVILGIGRALGETMAIIMVMGNAPAMPEGILDSARTLTANIAIEMSYASGVHANALYATGVVLLVFIMMLNGALLYLNREKSK from the coding sequence ATGACCATCGCAAATAGTGAAAAGCTTATGAATACTGAAGCGACTCAAATCAACAAGCCAAGTCTACGTGCTAAGAAGCGCATCGACTGGAGAGAAAGAATCTTCCACGGCTTGTTCTTATCGAGTGCTGTAATCGGCATCGTATCACTAGCCGTTATCGCTTACTTTATCGTTGCAGAGAGTATCCCTGCATTCCAAGAGGCGGGTGTTTCTGGCATCGTTCTGGGTGTTGACTGGTTACCTCCAGCTCTATTCGGTGTTGCAACCATGATCGTTGCCTCGATCGTTTCGACACTTGGAGCTGTAGTTGTTGGTGTGCCGGTTGGTGTATTAACCGCTATTTTTATTGCTGAGATTGCTCCAAAGCGTCTGGCAGATATTATTCGACCAGCAGTTGAGCTTCTAGCTGGTATCCCGTCGGTAGTTTACGGCTTCTTCGGTCTGGTAATTATCGTTCCAATGATTCAGAACATTTTCCAAGTACCAGCCGGTAATACTATCCTGGCAGGTATCATTGTTCTGGGTATCATGATTCTTCCTACCGTTATCACGGTTTCTGAAACTTCGATTCGTGCTGTACCTCGTACATACAAAGAAGGTTCACTTGCACTGGGCGCTTCGAAAATCTACACAATTTTTAAGCTACTCGTTCCTGCTGCACGTTCAGGCATTATGACTGGTGTGATTTTGGGTATCGGTCGCGCACTTGGCGAAACGATGGCAATCATTATGGTTATGGGTAACGCTCCAGCAATGCCAGAAGGTATTTTGGACTCGGCTCGTACGCTAACAGCAAACATTGCTATTGAAATGTCTTACGCAAGTGGCGTTCACGCTAACGCACTGTACGCAACAGGTGTTGTACTTCTAGTGTTCATCATGATGTTAAATGGTGCTCTACTTTATCTTAACCGTGAAAAATCGAAGTAG
- the pstA gene encoding phosphate ABC transporter permease PstA produces the protein MDLVKLKQARQTKDNILKGFIWAAAAVTVGFLFWIIWYILSNGLQYVDWNFITDDYTRTGEERGIFPMIIATIYMVIASIAVAAPLGIMTAIYLTEYAKVGSRLVKVIRFCTESLAGIPSIIFGLFGMTFFVSILGLGFSILSGALTLSILILPVIIRTTEEALMAVPQTYREGSYGLGASKIYTIWRLILPSAMPGILTSVILSIGRVIGESAPVFLTAGMVARVPESVFDSGRTLTVHLYKLTTELFTIDEWNQAYGTATVLIVLVLLINMVTKLIARRFNTATY, from the coding sequence ATGGATCTCGTAAAACTAAAACAAGCACGTCAAACCAAAGATAACATCCTGAAAGGTTTTATCTGGGCTGCAGCAGCTGTAACCGTTGGTTTCTTATTCTGGATTATTTGGTACATCCTATCGAACGGTCTGCAATACGTAGATTGGAACTTCATCACTGACGATTACACTCGTACTGGTGAAGAGCGTGGTATTTTCCCAATGATCATCGCCACGATCTACATGGTCATTGCATCGATTGCAGTCGCAGCGCCACTGGGCATCATGACGGCAATCTACCTAACAGAATATGCGAAAGTAGGTAGCCGATTGGTGAAAGTGATTCGATTCTGTACTGAGTCGCTCGCTGGTATCCCATCGATTATCTTTGGTCTGTTCGGTATGACTTTCTTTGTTTCGATTCTTGGCCTTGGCTTCTCGATTCTGTCGGGTGCATTAACGCTAAGTATCTTGATTCTTCCTGTAATCATCCGTACTACAGAAGAAGCATTGATGGCAGTACCACAAACTTACCGTGAAGGCTCATACGGCCTTGGCGCTTCAAAAATCTACACTATCTGGCGTTTGATCTTACCAAGCGCAATGCCAGGTATCTTAACTTCGGTCATTCTTAGTATTGGTCGTGTAATTGGCGAATCAGCACCTGTATTTTTAACAGCAGGTATGGTGGCACGTGTTCCTGAATCGGTATTCGATTCTGGCCGTACACTAACGGTTCACCTATATAAGCTGACAACAGAGCTATTTACTATCGATGAGTGGAACCAAGCCTACGGCACGGCGACTGTCCTAATCGTATTGGTTCTCTTGATCAACATGGTTACAAAACTGATTGCAAGACGCTTCAACACGGCAACTTACTAA
- the pstB gene encoding phosphate ABC transporter ATP-binding protein PstB, which yields MNKFDIENLDLFYGDNQALKSINLPIPTRQVTALIGPSGCGKSTLLRCLNRMNDLIEGVTIKGKLDMDGTNIYGNIDVADLRIRVGMVFQKPNPFPMSIYENVAYGLRAQGIKDKKHIDEVVESSLRSAALWDEVKDRLKAHAFGLSGGQQQRLCIARTIAMEPDVILMDEPTSALDPIATHKIEELMEDLKKDFTIVIVTHSMQQARRISDRTAFFLMGELVEHNETSVIFSEPKDDRTKGYVNGDFG from the coding sequence ATGAACAAATTTGATATTGAGAACCTAGATCTGTTTTATGGCGACAACCAAGCGCTTAAATCTATCAACCTGCCAATTCCAACTCGTCAGGTTACAGCACTGATTGGCCCATCTGGTTGTGGTAAGTCAACGCTACTACGTTGCTTGAACCGCATGAATGACCTAATTGAAGGCGTTACTATCAAAGGTAAGCTGGATATGGATGGCACAAACATCTACGGCAATATTGATGTGGCTGACCTACGTATCCGTGTAGGCATGGTATTCCAAAAGCCAAACCCATTCCCAATGAGCATCTACGAGAACGTGGCTTACGGCTTACGTGCTCAAGGTATCAAAGACAAGAAGCACATTGATGAAGTAGTAGAAAGCTCACTGCGCAGTGCGGCACTTTGGGACGAAGTAAAAGACCGTCTTAAAGCACACGCATTTGGTTTGTCTGGTGGTCAGCAACAGCGTCTATGTATCGCTCGTACCATTGCAATGGAACCGGATGTAATCCTAATGGATGAACCAACATCGGCTCTAGACCCAATCGCGACACACAAGATTGAAGAACTGATGGAAGACCTGAAGAAAGACTTCACTATCGTTATCGTAACGCACTCAATGCAGCAAGCGCGTCGTATTTCAGACCGTACTGCTTTCTTCCTAATGGGAGAGCTTGTAGAGCACAACGAAACGAGTGTTATCTTCAGTGAGCCAAAAGATGATCGTACTAAAGGTTACGTAAACGGTGACTTTGGTTAA
- a CDS encoding ISL3 family transposase: MPNHTFLSSFWEGFKIVKSHQTASLVTLTLKPNSEAKCLCGLEAEAIHEYQWRHVKEAMLFNVPVELSVQTRRIKCRDCGIKTEFLSWLEPYARITTRLKSYIEQLLPLLPIKHISQLTSVHWHTIKEIDKRRLRQVVPSVKWEGLRQLVMDRFAIFKGHRYATVIADAKTHQVIWIGLGRSRKDIRPFFEQLGKHGNNIEAVAMDMNTAFDLEVQAHCPNAKIVYDLFHVVAKFGREVMDRVRVDQANKLKQDKKARQWVKRSRWVLLKNRGNLNARQDSYLTEILNINKDLMATYILGSQLKELWYCKSEAHAKGLWEVWWAQVQESGIKPLKEFARKLRPYLHGIIASATYPLNTCTLEGINNKIKLIKRMGYGYRDTDYFSLKIKAAFPGKPR; the protein is encoded by the coding sequence ATGCCGAATCATACTTTCCTATCTTCATTCTGGGAAGGCTTTAAAATAGTAAAGTCTCACCAGACAGCATCACTTGTTACACTAACTCTTAAACCTAATTCTGAGGCTAAATGCCTTTGCGGTCTTGAAGCTGAGGCTATCCATGAGTATCAATGGCGTCATGTGAAAGAGGCCATGTTGTTCAATGTTCCTGTTGAGCTTTCCGTTCAAACTCGAAGGATCAAGTGTCGTGACTGCGGCATAAAAACAGAGTTTCTATCTTGGTTAGAGCCTTATGCTCGTATAACGACGCGTCTAAAAAGCTATATAGAACAACTACTGCCTCTTCTTCCCATTAAGCATATCTCCCAGTTAACGAGCGTTCATTGGCACACCATTAAAGAGATAGATAAACGTCGACTTCGCCAAGTGGTACCGTCAGTGAAATGGGAAGGGCTAAGGCAACTCGTCATGGACAGGTTCGCCATCTTTAAAGGGCACCGATATGCCACAGTCATCGCTGATGCTAAGACTCACCAAGTCATTTGGATAGGGTTAGGTCGTAGCCGCAAGGACATACGACCGTTTTTCGAGCAGTTAGGCAAGCATGGTAACAATATCGAAGCGGTCGCAATGGACATGAATACGGCTTTTGACCTTGAAGTTCAAGCGCACTGCCCGAATGCAAAAATCGTTTACGACTTATTCCATGTTGTTGCTAAGTTCGGTCGTGAGGTGATGGATAGAGTCAGAGTCGACCAAGCTAACAAACTCAAGCAGGATAAAAAAGCGAGGCAATGGGTGAAGCGCTCACGCTGGGTACTGCTGAAAAACAGAGGTAATTTAAATGCACGACAAGATAGCTATCTTACTGAAATATTGAATATCAATAAGGACTTGATGGCCACTTATATACTCGGCTCACAACTCAAAGAGCTTTGGTACTGTAAATCAGAAGCACATGCTAAGGGGCTCTGGGAGGTATGGTGGGCACAAGTGCAAGAGAGTGGAATTAAGCCATTGAAAGAGTTTGCACGAAAACTGAGGCCTTATCTTCACGGTATTATTGCATCGGCAACTTATCCGCTCAACACCTGCACATTGGAAGGGATAAACAACAAAATAAAGTTAATCAAGCGAATGGGGTATGGATATCGAGATACAGACTACTTCTCCTTGAAGATAAAAGCGGCTTTCCCCGGAAAGCCGCGATGA
- a CDS encoding GGDEF domain-containing protein — protein MPVKAFAKQISATRDHRLLAESLFDYLAKMLVPKGVGIFAEPIPESDSLPLFCHGELTSLENYPSTFWPWVSQFDTADGVLPMAINTCNWEHMKVLGGESFIMMLDNAPACRTYLIVQNCNAEKVNQTFDQDLDVLQLAAARWQCIRAEKNAALEIKHRDTREAQYLDEIKLRELFVENMKLVHQVALELSNPESLDALYKASVEAVRDRLGFDRAIFMLLDMKKRCFSGTYGTDEAGKTNSEHHTQYDLHQLEAEYIEALSDNHTNLVIIENAPLYTEGKVVGQGWNGMLILREGDKPVGWIAMDNYIHRSPITNYQKQMLESFGSLLSQIYIRKRQEQNIRMLHSSMVELSRCDSVSEVCKSAVSFAIQHLGIDRLAVFLTDKNCSYMQGTWGTDIKGDIVDESYYRSELVERDIVAAARACPNQVAFEESVPIYHDFNIVGVGWTAMTMLTTNTGEPIAFIAADNLLTRSPLTSQLREVIRIFASSLAEVLQRTMAQEELKKLNETLEQEVSKRTQELELANEQLDIISKLDPLTRLGNRRMLSQVLEDLNCDDQGAFATQHEITFGLILVDLDHFGLYNSVYGHTEGDAALRTIGKILNAHVYSDKETFCRIGGEEFMLLMIGTNHSETKQRAESIRKCIEEAKILHCESSTSPYLTASVGYASITSDQHQFDFDLLYGKADKALYQAKDSGRNRIVSALKRKKVAVSIS, from the coding sequence GTGCCTGTAAAAGCCTTTGCAAAACAAATATCTGCTACGCGCGATCACCGTTTGTTGGCAGAGTCTCTTTTCGACTACTTAGCTAAGATGCTTGTTCCTAAAGGGGTTGGGATATTTGCTGAGCCAATTCCGGAAAGCGATTCGTTACCCTTGTTTTGTCATGGCGAATTAACCTCTCTTGAGAATTACCCCTCTACATTTTGGCCTTGGGTTTCACAGTTTGATACCGCAGACGGCGTGTTACCTATGGCAATCAATACCTGTAATTGGGAACACATGAAAGTGCTGGGTGGGGAGTCGTTCATCATGATGCTCGACAACGCGCCTGCCTGTAGAACTTATTTAATTGTTCAAAATTGCAATGCTGAGAAGGTAAATCAAACCTTCGACCAAGATCTTGATGTCTTACAGCTCGCGGCTGCCCGTTGGCAATGTATTCGTGCCGAAAAAAATGCGGCCCTTGAGATAAAGCACCGAGACACACGCGAAGCACAGTACCTTGATGAGATAAAGTTACGAGAGCTGTTTGTTGAGAACATGAAACTGGTTCATCAAGTCGCGTTAGAGCTTTCTAACCCTGAATCATTAGATGCCTTGTACAAGGCTTCGGTTGAAGCTGTCCGTGACCGTTTAGGTTTTGATCGTGCGATCTTCATGTTGCTCGATATGAAAAAGCGTTGCTTCAGCGGCACCTATGGCACTGATGAAGCGGGTAAAACAAACAGCGAGCATCATACTCAATACGACTTGCATCAACTTGAAGCCGAATACATTGAAGCACTGTCCGATAACCATACCAATCTCGTCATTATCGAGAACGCGCCCCTATACACAGAAGGGAAGGTCGTTGGGCAAGGCTGGAACGGTATGCTTATCTTGCGTGAAGGGGACAAACCTGTCGGTTGGATCGCCATGGATAACTACATCCATCGTTCTCCCATTACCAATTATCAAAAGCAGATGCTTGAGTCTTTTGGCTCTCTGCTTTCTCAGATCTACATCCGTAAGCGTCAAGAGCAGAACATACGCATGTTGCATTCGAGCATGGTGGAGCTGTCTCGCTGTGACAGCGTCAGTGAAGTTTGTAAGTCCGCGGTCAGTTTTGCTATTCAGCACTTAGGCATTGATCGATTAGCGGTGTTCCTCACTGATAAAAACTGTAGCTACATGCAAGGTACGTGGGGCACAGACATTAAAGGCGATATTGTCGATGAGTCTTATTATCGCTCAGAGCTGGTGGAGCGAGACATTGTAGCCGCAGCGCGTGCTTGCCCTAACCAAGTGGCGTTTGAAGAATCAGTCCCTATTTATCACGATTTTAATATTGTTGGCGTCGGTTGGACTGCAATGACCATGCTCACTACAAACACGGGTGAGCCGATTGCGTTTATCGCAGCCGATAACCTGTTAACTCGCAGTCCTTTAACCTCACAGCTTCGTGAAGTAATTCGTATCTTTGCTTCAAGCCTTGCTGAGGTGCTGCAAAGAACCATGGCTCAAGAAGAGTTGAAAAAGCTCAATGAAACTCTGGAGCAGGAAGTCAGTAAGCGCACTCAAGAGCTAGAGTTGGCCAATGAGCAATTGGATATCATTTCTAAACTAGACCCTCTGACACGACTTGGAAATCGTCGTATGTTGTCGCAAGTCTTAGAAGATTTGAACTGCGACGATCAAGGTGCTTTTGCCACACAACATGAAATTACATTTGGGTTGATCCTAGTCGATTTAGACCATTTTGGTTTGTACAACAGCGTCTATGGGCATACTGAAGGTGACGCGGCTCTGCGAACCATCGGCAAGATACTTAATGCACATGTTTATAGTGATAAGGAAACCTTCTGTCGTATTGGGGGAGAAGAGTTTATGTTGTTGATGATCGGCACTAATCACTCTGAAACGAAGCAGCGTGCCGAGTCTATTAGAAAGTGCATAGAAGAGGCGAAGATCCTTCACTGCGAAAGTAGCACTAGCCCATATTTAACTGCATCGGTTGGGTATGCTTCGATAACTTCTGACCAACACCAGTTCGATTTTGACCTGCTTTATGGCAAGGCAGATAAAGCCCTATATCAAGCCAAAGACTCGGGGCGAAATAGAATTGTCTCAGCCTTAAAGCGAAAAAAGGTCGCAGTTTCAATTTCCTAG
- a CDS encoding BatD family protein: MRFLNKPFLSIFLTLLLGAFSSFSALAATAVASVSQNNVTKDQVFLLRVATDEKVSSDALDLTALQQDFYVGTPSFGTSMRIVNGSRSVSSEWNISLAPLRLGKVQIPSFDIEGAKTKPITINVAVNEAAPTQHDMAEFQLNLSKDSLYPQEVAELDVKLIIKADPRRLQDPKIAPPSSQGLDVEPIGESKQFQDVLNGQEVTVVQQSFRISSQKAGQFKLNGPKLTGAVVYSTNNSSTTRLFQLDTPVETLDVTVKEVPKGYQGEWLPTSNFKLIQKWSDSQGNELTSNNGLESDKQTIEMEAGDSLTRTITMTASNLTQHQLPKLNITYPKSVRVYEEKPQFGTTQSGDAVVVYKQVLIPKEAGNISLPKVSQAWFNTDSQSKQTSKAFGLELAVKASDRATSSTPPVTAPPAQQVNPTVVTVDNPGFWPYLTALFAVLWLVSSAMAFYFWSRRGVTTKPTHTVERQSDTTEALIEALKTKDGVKTRTLFEQWKAENPDLSDETLEAVEAELGKLNQSLYGETGSTNPSWDPSEAIKAVKKPKRVSSKTRKSSLETL, encoded by the coding sequence ATGCGATTTCTTAACAAGCCATTTTTATCCATATTCCTAACGCTGCTGTTGGGCGCTTTCTCGTCCTTTTCTGCATTGGCGGCGACTGCCGTAGCGAGCGTTTCACAAAACAATGTCACCAAAGATCAAGTATTCCTACTTAGAGTCGCGACCGATGAAAAAGTCTCTTCTGATGCTTTAGATTTAACGGCGCTCCAACAGGATTTCTATGTCGGCACACCAAGCTTTGGCACGTCGATGCGAATCGTCAATGGTAGCCGTTCGGTGTCAAGTGAATGGAACATCAGCCTTGCACCTCTTCGTTTGGGCAAGGTTCAGATTCCTAGCTTCGATATTGAAGGCGCGAAAACTAAGCCAATCACCATCAATGTTGCCGTTAATGAAGCTGCACCCACTCAACATGATATGGCTGAGTTCCAGCTTAATCTGAGTAAAGACTCGCTATATCCACAAGAAGTCGCTGAACTTGATGTAAAACTCATCATTAAAGCTGACCCAAGAAGGCTGCAAGATCCTAAAATAGCGCCACCGAGCTCACAGGGCTTAGACGTGGAACCTATTGGTGAATCAAAGCAATTTCAAGATGTCCTTAATGGACAAGAAGTGACGGTCGTTCAACAGTCTTTCCGCATCTCGTCACAAAAGGCCGGACAGTTTAAGCTGAACGGACCGAAGCTGACTGGAGCTGTTGTCTATTCGACCAACAACTCAAGCACAACACGATTGTTTCAACTCGACACTCCCGTTGAAACCCTAGATGTAACCGTCAAAGAGGTGCCAAAAGGCTACCAAGGTGAGTGGTTACCAACATCGAACTTCAAGTTGATTCAAAAATGGTCTGATAGCCAAGGTAACGAGCTAACCAGTAACAATGGTTTAGAAAGCGACAAGCAAACCATTGAAATGGAAGCGGGTGATTCGTTAACTCGTACCATTACTATGACGGCTAGCAACCTAACCCAGCACCAACTGCCGAAGCTGAATATCACCTACCCTAAATCGGTTCGTGTATATGAAGAAAAGCCGCAATTTGGCACAACGCAGTCAGGCGATGCTGTGGTGGTTTACAAGCAGGTATTGATCCCGAAAGAAGCTGGAAATATCTCGCTTCCGAAGGTCTCTCAAGCTTGGTTCAACACCGATTCACAATCGAAGCAAACCAGTAAAGCATTTGGACTAGAGTTAGCGGTAAAAGCAAGTGACCGTGCGACGTCTAGCACACCACCAGTTACAGCACCACCAGCCCAACAAGTAAACCCGACGGTTGTGACTGTTGATAACCCAGGATTCTGGCCTTATCTCACCGCTCTGTTTGCTGTTTTATGGTTGGTTAGCTCAGCAATGGCTTTCTACTTCTGGTCACGCCGTGGTGTAACGACAAAACCAACACACACTGTTGAACGTCAATCAGATACAACAGAAGCGCTTATTGAAGCTCTTAAAACGAAAGATGGCGTGAAGACCAGAACCTTGTTTGAGCAATGGAAAGCTGAAAACCCAGACTTGAGTGATGAGACGTTAGAAGCCGTTGAAGCTGAGCTAGGCAAGCTAAACCAAAGCCTTTATGGTGAAACTGGCTCGACAAACCCGTCATGGGATCCTTCTGAGGCAATCAAAGCAGTTAAGAAGCCAAAGCGAGTCTCTAGCAAAACGCGAAAAAGCTCACTAGAAACACTTTAG
- a CDS encoding VWA domain-containing protein translates to MSNFTFIYPYWLLALAALPAIWWLSKKQSKQGLLASHIARYLAPESSKPSKDRSTYFGIWWLVGVIALAGPSFQNNEQPSFEKTQARVVMMDMSMSLYATDIKPNRLTQARYKALDLLSLWKEGLTGMVAYAGDAYTISPLTSDINTIKSQVPNLSPDIMPYQGSNAPAAVKLAIEMMTRAKIYQGDLVLIADDIDDQEKKEIDSLLSGSNWTLSILAVGTESGAPISLPTGSMLQTDSGQTVVARTHLENMRDLTRSYGGTFTEVQFDNSDVEHIASYLDRVATTSEVTKTNNSLNTRVNNGFWLLPFLLLPALGLFRKGVIWCGLAVVLSFSQPNTAFANPWKTDDQVGYQLYQDEDFQQAAEQFQQQEWKGISQYKARDFEAAEQTLQGLTGEDARYNLANAQAQQGKYDQAIEEYQRILENNPEHAYAKKNLEIVKQAQQQQQQQQQQQQQQQQQQQGDSESKDQKDQDQQSQQGQQGQQGQQGQQGQQGQQGQQNDSSQDSSDQQQRSASGEKSQNPTDDQAESANQGQAKNQPDANAGEQEGEQTAQSKQPSKAEQSEERDQDESTPQSASAQQASSEKGEEDAQQAVAQTSGQPLSSDPDMRKLEQVESARDPSQLLKAQMILQARQKSAPNNQNKKW, encoded by the coding sequence ATGTCTAACTTTACTTTTATCTACCCATATTGGTTGTTGGCACTTGCTGCCCTGCCCGCTATTTGGTGGCTTAGCAAGAAGCAATCTAAGCAAGGGTTATTGGCGTCTCATATCGCTCGATACTTGGCGCCAGAATCAAGTAAGCCATCGAAAGACCGCAGCACTTACTTTGGTATTTGGTGGTTAGTCGGTGTTATTGCACTAGCCGGACCAAGCTTTCAAAACAATGAACAGCCGAGCTTTGAAAAAACGCAGGCGCGAGTTGTGATGATGGACATGTCGATGTCTCTATACGCTACCGACATAAAACCAAATCGCCTGACTCAAGCGCGATACAAAGCACTTGACCTGCTTTCGTTGTGGAAAGAAGGCTTAACAGGGATGGTCGCGTACGCTGGCGATGCTTACACCATTAGTCCGCTTACGTCAGACATCAACACCATCAAGAGCCAAGTGCCGAATCTCTCCCCGGATATCATGCCTTACCAAGGCAGTAACGCTCCCGCTGCGGTTAAGCTTGCGATTGAGATGATGACTCGCGCGAAGATCTATCAAGGTGACTTGGTATTGATTGCTGATGATATCGATGACCAAGAGAAGAAAGAGATCGACTCGCTTCTATCTGGGAGCAATTGGACGCTATCTATTTTAGCGGTAGGCACTGAAAGTGGCGCACCCATCTCTTTGCCAACAGGCTCAATGCTGCAAACCGACTCAGGGCAAACCGTGGTCGCGAGAACCCACTTAGAGAACATGCGAGACCTTACTCGCAGTTATGGTGGCACGTTCACTGAGGTTCAATTTGATAACTCAGATGTTGAACACATTGCGAGTTATCTTGACCGTGTTGCCACAACCTCTGAAGTGACCAAGACCAATAACTCACTCAACACCAGAGTCAACAATGGCTTTTGGTTACTGCCGTTCCTATTACTCCCTGCACTTGGGCTGTTCAGGAAAGGGGTTATTTGGTGCGGGTTAGCTGTGGTTTTGTCGTTCAGCCAACCGAATACTGCGTTTGCGAATCCGTGGAAAACCGACGACCAGGTGGGTTATCAGCTTTATCAAGATGAAGACTTCCAACAAGCTGCAGAGCAGTTCCAACAACAGGAGTGGAAAGGCATCTCACAATACAAAGCGAGAGACTTCGAAGCTGCAGAGCAGACACTGCAAGGTTTGACTGGCGAAGATGCTCGCTACAACCTTGCGAATGCACAAGCGCAACAAGGCAAGTACGATCAAGCAATAGAAGAATATCAACGCATTTTAGAAAACAACCCTGAGCATGCCTATGCCAAGAAGAATCTAGAGATCGTCAAACAAGCCCAACAGCAACAGCAACAGCAACAGCAACAGCAACAGCAACAGCAACAGCAACAGCAAGGTGATTCTGAATCCAAAGATCAAAAAGACCAAGACCAGCAGAGTCAGCAAGGTCAGCAAGGTCAGCAAGGTCAGCAAGGTCAGCAAGGTCAGCAAGGTCAGCAAGGTCAGCAAAATGATTCTTCTCAAGACTCGTCGGATCAACAGCAAAGATCTGCAAGCGGTGAAAAATCACAGAACCCAACAGACGACCAAGCTGAAAGCGCAAACCAAGGGCAAGCCAAAAACCAACCGGATGCAAATGCAGGTGAACAAGAAGGCGAGCAAACAGCTCAGTCTAAACAACCAAGCAAAGCCGAGCAGTCAGAGGAACGAGATCAAGATGAATCAACACCTCAAAGTGCGAGTGCACAGCAAGCTTCAAGCGAAAAAGGTGAAGAAGATGCTCAACAAGCTGTAGCACAAACCTCAGGGCAACCGCTATCAAGTGACCCAGATATGCGAAAACTTGAGCAAGTAGAAAGCGCCCGTGACCCAAGCCAGCTGCTTAAAGCGCAAATGATTTTACAAGCACGACAAAAAAGTGCCCCTAACAACCAAAACAAAAAGTGGTAA
- a CDS encoding VWA domain-containing protein, producing the protein MTDLLNTSLLNIEFVWWWMFFLAPLPFLIYLFSPKAESSSALKLPFLPEDSNTKTPSTRLPKALSVIIWLLLVTALARPVWYGEPVEFQPKHRDLMLVVDLSYSMSQEDMQFNGEYIDRLSAVKHVLSDFIERRKGDRVGLVLFADHAYLQTPLTLDRDTLSQQLNQAVLRLIGNQTAIGDGIGLATKTFVDSDAPQRVMVLLSDGSNTAGVLDPLEAADIAKKYNATIYTVGVGADEMMVKEFFMTRKVNTAQDLDERTLMEIAKRTGGQYFRARDSKELATIYDTINQLEPVTNATKVWRPQQEWFVWPLSTAMFFAFMLLAIRRNNV; encoded by the coding sequence ATGACTGATCTTTTAAACACGAGCTTACTAAATATTGAATTCGTTTGGTGGTGGATGTTTTTCCTCGCACCACTGCCGTTTCTCATTTACTTATTCTCGCCTAAAGCAGAATCAAGCAGCGCCCTCAAGCTTCCATTTCTGCCAGAGGACAGTAATACCAAAACGCCAAGCACTCGCTTGCCAAAGGCGTTGTCCGTAATTATCTGGCTTTTATTGGTGACAGCACTCGCACGCCCCGTTTGGTATGGCGAACCGGTGGAGTTTCAACCGAAGCACCGTGACTTGATGTTGGTTGTCGACCTCTCTTATTCGATGAGCCAAGAGGACATGCAGTTCAATGGCGAATACATCGACCGCTTATCGGCAGTCAAACATGTGTTGAGTGACTTTATTGAGCGCCGAAAAGGCGACCGAGTTGGGTTGGTACTCTTTGCCGATCATGCGTATTTACAAACACCGCTGACATTAGACAGAGACACATTGTCACAACAACTCAATCAAGCAGTACTGAGACTAATCGGTAATCAAACTGCGATTGGCGATGGCATTGGCCTTGCGACCAAGACCTTTGTTGATAGCGATGCGCCTCAACGTGTGATGGTGCTACTCAGTGACGGCAGTAATACCGCTGGGGTATTAGATCCATTAGAGGCTGCAGACATTGCCAAGAAATACAACGCGACCATATACACCGTCGGTGTTGGCGCAGACGAAATGATGGTTAAAGAGTTCTTCATGACTCGCAAAGTAAACACGGCTCAAGATTTGGATGAACGCACGCTAATGGAAATTGCGAAACGCACAGGCGGTCAATACTTCCGAGCGCGTGACAGTAAAGAGCTGGCGACCATTTACGACACCATCAACCAGTTAGAACCCGTAACAAATGCCACTAAGGTTTGGCGACCACAACAAGAGTGGTTCGTATGGCCTTTGTCTACTGCTATGTTCTTCGCATTTATGCTGTTAGCCATTAGGAGAAACAATGTCTAA